A single Anopheles arabiensis isolate DONGOLA chromosome 2, AaraD3, whole genome shotgun sequence DNA region contains:
- the LOC120893809 gene encoding dnaJ homolog subfamily C member 3: MLLNIHDSSQLADSRRLGTVLLFLLIELFFEGAETATQAEIDRHLEIGRDFLARGQLSDALTHYHAAVEGDPSNYLTYFKRGTVYFALGKAKFAISDFSRVLELKPDFTAARAQRGSVYLKMGDFDNAELDLINVLRFDPHNAEANMHFSRIGPARDQWVLCVDLMERGDFTTAIALLSQLLEVCPWSVPIRESRAQMYLRIGDRMAAVSDFRSVNRLSHDSTDGYNKLARILYDIGDSGAALKEIRECLKLDPEHKDCFPFYKKIKKVDKVYVDAQTAREEQRYKDCVAGGEKLIKLEPDVPMIVYNGKQLLCSCLVKEEEFTDAVVRCREALDIYPDPEVMCDRAEALIGAEMYDEAIAQYREALEINDNLQRAKDGIEHAQRVQKQAERRDYYKILGVKRTATKQEIVKAYRKAAQKWHPDNYQGDQKKMAEKKFIDVAAAKEVLTDPEKRRQFDAGQDPLDPEAGRNGFGGGNPFHHFHHGSPFQFKFHFT, translated from the exons ATGTTGTTAAATATTCACGATTCATCACAGCTGGCCGATAGCCGGAGGTTGGGAACCGTCCTGCTCTTCCTATTAATAGAACTGTTCTTCGAAG GTGCCGAAACTGCCACACAGGCCGAAATCGATCGGCATCTAGAAATCGGCCGAGACTTCCTAGCCCGGGGTCAACTGTCGGACGCGCTAACACACTATCATGCAGCTGTCG AAGGCGACCCGAGCAATTACTTGACGTACTTTAAGCGTGGCACAGTTTACTTTGCCCTCGGCAAGGCCAAGTTTGCCATCAGCGATTTTTCGCGCGTGCTCGAGCTGAAGCCAGACTTTACGGCGGCCCGGGCCCAGCGCGGCTCCGTGTACCTGAAGATGGGCGACTTCGACAACGCCGAGCTCGATCTGATCAACGTGCTGCGGTTCGATCCGCACAACGCGGAAGCGAACATGCACTTCAGCCGGATCGGCCCTGCCCGCGACCAGTGGGTCCTGTGCGTAGATCTGATGGAGCGGGGCGATTTCACCACCGCCATCGCGCTGCTCAGCCAGCTGCTCGAGGTGTGCCCGTGGTCGGTACCGATCCGGGAGTCCCGCGCCCAGATGTACCTGCGCATCGGCGACCGGATGGCAGCGGTCAGTGATTTCCGCTCCGTCAACCGGCTGTCGCACGACAGCACCGACGGGTACAACAAGCTGGCCCGCATCCTGTACGATATCGGCGACTCCGGTGCGGCGCTGAAGGAGATCCGCGAGTGTCTGAAGCTCGACCCCGAGCACAAGGATTGCTTCCCGTTCTACAAGAAGATTAAGAAGGTGGACAAGGTGTACGTGGACGCGCAGACGGCACGGGAAGAGCAACGGTACAAGGACTGTGTGGCGGGCGGCGAGAAGCTAATCAAGCTGGAACCGGACGTACCGATGATCGTGTACAATGGCAAGCAGCTGCTGTGCAGCTGTCTGGTGAAGGAGGAGGAGTTTACGGATGCGGTCGTCCGGTGCCGGGAGGCGCTAGACATCTACCCCGACCCGGAAGTGATGTGCGACCGAGCCGAGGCCCTGATCGGGGCGGAAATGTACGACGAAGCCATCGCCCAGTACCGGGAGGCGCTCGAGATCAACGACAATCTGCAGCGGGCGAAGGATGGCATCGAGCATGCGCAGCGCGTTCAGAAGCAGGCGGAACGGCGCGACTATTACAAAATTCTCGGCGTGAAGCGAACCGCCACCAAGCAGGAAATTGTGAAGGCGTACCGGAAGGCGGCCCAAAAGTGGCACCCGGACAACTACCAGGGCGACCAGAAGAAGATGGCGGAGAAGAAGTTTATCGACGTGGCGGCGGCGAAGGAGGTGCTGAC
- the LOC120898699 gene encoding dynein regulatory complex subunit 5 — protein MKYPNTLDLNTYRAYMCARHLNRDKTRQLDAINLDWDLNVPEPLKVLCLKAIADSWMTVPYFRELPLCEDRQYLLDLLDLNFPLETLCARVRSDAFWKRAFHHRWRTFVPIEVGSKPWIRIYLEQHLAELVEHLKPNEYDQESVKRIVDLCSPFVRELRLERLQPSLSDNSDHVPLDAVLANLRRLQRISVTYDVKDVGHNFFLGCATITEMDVKLMTQGLERCGELTEFRLHSSKLEPTMMKRISAALGKGCPQLRTIAFPHCRCGDIGLRAFCDSIKPHSFPNIREVVLTNNFLSPESVQELTWRLRHRRIEKLDLRLNPILTEGAMFIITSVFYMPLQELNLSCCSIDEQIEEYLLMLIRFNDTIKRLDISSNRLSPAMGERLLQRVYENKTLQQLDLRNTDISYDVRAIIDEVILENRDPHSLHTW, from the exons ATGAAGTATCCCAACACGCTTGACCTCAACACGTACCGGGCGTACATGTGTGCGAGGCACCTGAATCGCGACAAAACCCGCCAGCTCGATGCCATCAACCTCGACTGGGACCTGAACGTGCCGGAACCGCTGAAGGTGCTCTGCCTCAAAGCGATTGCCGACAGCTGGATGACGGTGCCGTACTTCCGGGAGCTACCGCTCTGCGAGGATCGCCAGTATCTGCTCGATCTGCTCGATCTGAACTTTCCGCTCGAAACGCTGTGCGCGCGGGTCCGCAGCGATGCCTTCTGGAAGCGAGCCTTTCACCACCGGTGGCGCACGTTCGTACCGATAGAGGTCGGCTCGAAGCCGTGGATACGGATCTACCTCGAGCAGCATCTGGCCGAGCTGGTGGAGCACCTGAAGCCGAACGAGTACGACCAGGAGAGCGTGAAGCGGATCGTCGATCTGTGTTCGCCGTTCGTGCGCGAGCTGCGGCTCGAGCGGCTGCAACCATCGCTGTCCGACAACAGTGACCACGTGCCGCTGGACGCCGTGCTGGCGAACTTGCGGCGACTGCAGCGCATCAGCGTAACGTACGACGTGAAGGATGTGGGGCACAATTTCTTCCTCGGCTGCGCCACGATCACCGAGATGGACGTGAAGCTGATGACGCAGGGCTTGGAACGGTGCGGCGAGCTGACGGAGTTCCGCCTGCACAGCAGCAAGCTCGAGCCGACGATGATGAAGCGCATCAGTGCGGCCCTCGGGAAGGGCTGTCCGCAGCTGCGTACGATCGCGTTTCCGCACTGCCGCTGCGGGGACATCGGGCTGCGCGCGTTCTGTGATTCGATCAAGCCGCACTCGTTCCCGAACATACGGGAAGTCGTATTGACCAACAATTTCTTAT cTCCAGAAAGCGTCCAGGAGCTAACCTGGCGCCTTCGGCATCGTCGCATCGAAAAGCTTGATCTGAGACTCAATCCAATCCTTACCGAGGGTGCTATGTTCATCATAACGAGTGTGTTCTACATGCCACTGCAGGA ACTCAACCTCAGCTGCTGTTCGATAGATGAACAGATCGAGGAGTATCTGTTGATGCTGATCCGCTTCAACGACACGATCAAGCGGCTCGACATCTCCTCGAACCGTCTGTCGCCGGCCATGGGGGAACGGTTGCTACAGCGCGTttacgaaaataaaacactccaGCAGCTCGATTTGCGCAACACGGACATCTCGTACGATGTGCGGGCGATCATCGATGAGGTAATACTGGAAAATCGCGACCCGCACAGTTTGCATACGTGGTAA
- the LOC120898299 gene encoding protein kinase C isoform X7, which produces MVTSLWPHSCANRHSVPTVANSYVCTCVVHKRCHSSVVTKCPKKKDEVKQTKPTPTEAAQRFNVNMPHRFSVHSFKRLTFCDHCGSLLYGIIRQGLKCEVCSMNIHRRCEGNVANNCGINTKQLAELLNEMGITMDKTPPRRSKYSNQTTSDNLSMSERSDDTSSLDTLSTKSGAEGELGAHGGGGGGGGRGGAGHSSKVGGPTMGMLVNLGTDDDGNARPMPGKVFLNDFNFIKVLGKGSFGKVMLAEKKGTDEVYAIKVLKKDVILQDDDVDCTMTEKRILALAAKHPFLTALHSCFQTPDRLFFVMEYVNGGDLMFQIQRARKFDEPRAAFYAAEVTLALQFLHRNGVIYRDLKLDNILLDAEGHCKLADFGMCKEGITGDNLTSTFCGTPDYIAPEILQELDYGPSVDWWALGVLMYEMMAGQPPFEADNEDDLFEAILRDDVLYPVWLSREAVSILKGFMTKNAAKRLGCTDGENQIRSHPFFKDMDWEALEQRKVRPPFRPRVRSARDALNFDTEFTKEDPVLTPVPNDIIRCINQDEFAGFSFTNPEFGPERKIVC; this is translated from the exons TGTGCACGTGCGTCGTCCACAAGCGGTGCCATAGTTCGGTCGTAACCAAATGTCCAAAGAAAAAGGATGAGGTAAAG CAAACCAAACCGACACCAACGGAGGCAGCCCAGCGGTTCAATGTAAATATGCCACATAGGTTTTCAGTGCACTCGTTCAAGCGGCTGACGTTCTGTGATCACTGCGGGTCGCTGCTGTACGGCATCATCAGGCAGGGGCTGAAGTGCGAGGTGTGCAGCATGAACATCCACCGGCGCTGCGAGGGCAACGTGGCGAACAACTGCGGCATCAACACCAAGCAGCTGGCGGAGCTGCTGAACGAGATGGGTATCACCATGGATAAAACACCACCCCGTAGATCTAAG TACTCTAACCAAACGACTAGTGATAACCTATCGATGTCGGAGCGCTCGGACGACACGAGCTCGCTGGACACGCTCTCGACCAAGAGTGGTGCGGAGGGCGAGCTGGGTGCCcacggcggtggcggcggaggCGGTGGCCGGGGCGGAGCCGGCCACTCCTCCAAGGTGGGCGGGCCGACCATGGGCATGCTGGTGAACCTCGgcaccgacgacgacggcaatGCGCGGCCGATGCCGGGCAAGGTGTTCCTGAACGACTTCAACTTCATCAAGGTGCTGGGCAAGGGCTCGTTCGGCAAGGTGATGCTGGCGGAGAAGAAGGGCACGGACGAGGTGTACGCGATCAAGGTGCTGAAGAAGGACGTGATCCTGCAGGACGACGACGTGGACTGCACGATGACGGAGAAACGCATACTGGCGCTGGCCGCCAAGCATCCGTTCCTGACCGCGCTGCACTCGTGCTTCCAGACGCCCGACCGGCTGTTCTTCGTGATGGAGTACGTGAACGGGGGCGATCTGATGTTCCAGATCCAGCGGGCCCGCAAGTTCGACGAGCCGCGGGCCGCCTTCTACGCGGCGGAGGTCACGCTCGCGCTGCAGTTTCTGCACCGGAACGGCGTCATCTATCGCGATCTGAAGCTGGACAACATACTGCTCGACGCGGAGGGCCACTGCAAGCTGGCCGACTTTGGCATGTGCAAG GAGGGCATAACCGGGGACAACCTCACGTCGACGTTCTGCGGCACGCCCGACTACATCGCGCCCGAGATACTGCAGGAGCTCGATTACGGCCCGTCGGTCGACTGGTGGGCGCTCGGTGTGCTGATGTACGAAATGATGGCCGGCCAGCCCCCGTTCGAGGCGGACAACGAGGACGACCTGTTCGAGGCGATCCTGCGCGATGACGTGCTGTACCCGGTGTGGCTTTCCCGCGAGGCAGTCTCGATTCTGAAAG GATTTATGACCAAAAATGCGGCCAAGCGGTTAGGCTGCACCGATGGGGAAAACCAGATCCGCAGTCATCCCTTCTTCAAGGATATGGACTGGGAGGCGCTGGAGCAGCGCAAAGTTCGACCACCATTCCGGCCACGAGTG CGAAGTGCGCGCGATGCACTCAACTTCGACACCGAGTTCACCAAGGAGGATCCCGTGCTGACGCCGGTACCGAACGATATCATCCGGTGCATCAATCAGGACGAGTTTGCTGGCTTTTCCTTCACCAATCCGGAGTTTGGGCCGGAAAGGAAAATCGTTTGCTAA
- the LOC120898299 gene encoding protein kinase C isoform X5, which produces MYHLLMVTSLWPHSCANRHSVPTVANSYVCTCVVHKRCHSSVVTKCPKKKDEVKQTKPTPTEAAQRFNVNMPHRFSVHSFKRLTFCDHCGSLLYGIIRQGLKCEVCSMNIHRRCEGNVANNCGINTKQLAELLNEMGITMDKTPPRRSKYSNQTTSDNLSMSERSDDTSSLDTLSTKSGAEGELGAHGGGGGGGGRGGAGHSSKVGGPTMGMLVNLGTDDDGNARPMPGKVFLNDFNFIKVLGKGSFGKVMLAEKKGTDEVYAIKVLKKDVILQDDDVDCTMTEKRILALAAKHPFLTALHSCFQTPDRLFFVMEYVNGGDLMFQIQRARKFDEPRAAFYAAEVTLALQFLHRNGVIYRDLKLDNILLDAEGHCKLADFGMCKEGITGDNLTSTFCGTPDYIAPEILQELDYGPSVDWWALGVLMYEMMAGQPPFEADNEDDLFEAILRDDVLYPVWLSREAVSILKGFMTKNAAKRLGCTDGENQIRSHPFFKDMDWEALEQRKVRPPFRPRVRSARDALNFDTEFTKEDPVLTPVPNDIIRCINQDEFAGFSFTNPEFGPERKIVC; this is translated from the exons TGTGCACGTGCGTCGTCCACAAGCGGTGCCATAGTTCGGTCGTAACCAAATGTCCAAAGAAAAAGGATGAGGTAAAG CAAACCAAACCGACACCAACGGAGGCAGCCCAGCGGTTCAATGTAAATATGCCACATAGGTTTTCAGTGCACTCGTTCAAGCGGCTGACGTTCTGTGATCACTGCGGGTCGCTGCTGTACGGCATCATCAGGCAGGGGCTGAAGTGCGAGGTGTGCAGCATGAACATCCACCGGCGCTGCGAGGGCAACGTGGCGAACAACTGCGGCATCAACACCAAGCAGCTGGCGGAGCTGCTGAACGAGATGGGTATCACCATGGATAAAACACCACCCCGTAGATCTAAG TACTCTAACCAAACGACTAGTGATAACCTATCGATGTCGGAGCGCTCGGACGACACGAGCTCGCTGGACACGCTCTCGACCAAGAGTGGTGCGGAGGGCGAGCTGGGTGCCcacggcggtggcggcggaggCGGTGGCCGGGGCGGAGCCGGCCACTCCTCCAAGGTGGGCGGGCCGACCATGGGCATGCTGGTGAACCTCGgcaccgacgacgacggcaatGCGCGGCCGATGCCGGGCAAGGTGTTCCTGAACGACTTCAACTTCATCAAGGTGCTGGGCAAGGGCTCGTTCGGCAAGGTGATGCTGGCGGAGAAGAAGGGCACGGACGAGGTGTACGCGATCAAGGTGCTGAAGAAGGACGTGATCCTGCAGGACGACGACGTGGACTGCACGATGACGGAGAAACGCATACTGGCGCTGGCCGCCAAGCATCCGTTCCTGACCGCGCTGCACTCGTGCTTCCAGACGCCCGACCGGCTGTTCTTCGTGATGGAGTACGTGAACGGGGGCGATCTGATGTTCCAGATCCAGCGGGCCCGCAAGTTCGACGAGCCGCGGGCCGCCTTCTACGCGGCGGAGGTCACGCTCGCGCTGCAGTTTCTGCACCGGAACGGCGTCATCTATCGCGATCTGAAGCTGGACAACATACTGCTCGACGCGGAGGGCCACTGCAAGCTGGCCGACTTTGGCATGTGCAAG GAGGGCATAACCGGGGACAACCTCACGTCGACGTTCTGCGGCACGCCCGACTACATCGCGCCCGAGATACTGCAGGAGCTCGATTACGGCCCGTCGGTCGACTGGTGGGCGCTCGGTGTGCTGATGTACGAAATGATGGCCGGCCAGCCCCCGTTCGAGGCGGACAACGAGGACGACCTGTTCGAGGCGATCCTGCGCGATGACGTGCTGTACCCGGTGTGGCTTTCCCGCGAGGCAGTCTCGATTCTGAAAG GATTTATGACCAAAAATGCGGCCAAGCGGTTAGGCTGCACCGATGGGGAAAACCAGATCCGCAGTCATCCCTTCTTCAAGGATATGGACTGGGAGGCGCTGGAGCAGCGCAAAGTTCGACCACCATTCCGGCCACGAGTG CGAAGTGCGCGCGATGCACTCAACTTCGACACCGAGTTCACCAAGGAGGATCCCGTGCTGACGCCGGTACCGAACGATATCATCCGGTGCATCAATCAGGACGAGTTTGCTGGCTTTTCCTTCACCAATCCGGAGTTTGGGCCGGAAAGGAAAATCGTTTGCTAA
- the LOC120898299 gene encoding protein kinase C isoform X4 yields the protein MATFLRQPTFCSHCREFIWGLGKQGYQCQVCTCVVHKRCHSSVVTKCPKKKDEVKQTKPTPTEAAQRFNVNMPHRFSVHSFKRLTFCDHCGSLLYGIIRQGLKCEVCSMNIHRRCEGNVANNCGINTKQLAELLNEMGITMDKTPPRRSKYSNQTTSDNLSMSERSDDTSSLDTLSTKSGAEGELGAHGGGGGGGGRGGAGHSSKVGGPTMGMLVNLGTDDDGNARPMPGKVFLNDFNFIKVLGKGSFGKVMLAEKKGTDEVYAIKVLKKDVILQDDDVDCTMTEKRILALAAKHPFLTALHSCFQTPDRLFFVMEYVNGGDLMFQIQRARKFDEPRAAFYAAEVTLALQFLHRNGVIYRDLKLDNILLDAEGHCKLADFGMCKEGITGDNLTSTFCGTPDYIAPEILQELDYGPSVDWWALGVLMYEMMAGQPPFEADNEDDLFEAILRDDVLYPVWLSREAVSILKGFMTKNAAKRLGCTDGENQIRSHPFFKDMDWEALEQRKVRPPFRPRVRSARDALNFDTEFTKEDPVLTPVPNDIIRCINQDEFAGFSFTNPEFGPERKIVC from the exons TGTGCACGTGCGTCGTCCACAAGCGGTGCCATAGTTCGGTCGTAACCAAATGTCCAAAGAAAAAGGATGAGGTAAAG CAAACCAAACCGACACCAACGGAGGCAGCCCAGCGGTTCAATGTAAATATGCCACATAGGTTTTCAGTGCACTCGTTCAAGCGGCTGACGTTCTGTGATCACTGCGGGTCGCTGCTGTACGGCATCATCAGGCAGGGGCTGAAGTGCGAGGTGTGCAGCATGAACATCCACCGGCGCTGCGAGGGCAACGTGGCGAACAACTGCGGCATCAACACCAAGCAGCTGGCGGAGCTGCTGAACGAGATGGGTATCACCATGGATAAAACACCACCCCGTAGATCTAAG TACTCTAACCAAACGACTAGTGATAACCTATCGATGTCGGAGCGCTCGGACGACACGAGCTCGCTGGACACGCTCTCGACCAAGAGTGGTGCGGAGGGCGAGCTGGGTGCCcacggcggtggcggcggaggCGGTGGCCGGGGCGGAGCCGGCCACTCCTCCAAGGTGGGCGGGCCGACCATGGGCATGCTGGTGAACCTCGgcaccgacgacgacggcaatGCGCGGCCGATGCCGGGCAAGGTGTTCCTGAACGACTTCAACTTCATCAAGGTGCTGGGCAAGGGCTCGTTCGGCAAGGTGATGCTGGCGGAGAAGAAGGGCACGGACGAGGTGTACGCGATCAAGGTGCTGAAGAAGGACGTGATCCTGCAGGACGACGACGTGGACTGCACGATGACGGAGAAACGCATACTGGCGCTGGCCGCCAAGCATCCGTTCCTGACCGCGCTGCACTCGTGCTTCCAGACGCCCGACCGGCTGTTCTTCGTGATGGAGTACGTGAACGGGGGCGATCTGATGTTCCAGATCCAGCGGGCCCGCAAGTTCGACGAGCCGCGGGCCGCCTTCTACGCGGCGGAGGTCACGCTCGCGCTGCAGTTTCTGCACCGGAACGGCGTCATCTATCGCGATCTGAAGCTGGACAACATACTGCTCGACGCGGAGGGCCACTGCAAGCTGGCCGACTTTGGCATGTGCAAG GAGGGCATAACCGGGGACAACCTCACGTCGACGTTCTGCGGCACGCCCGACTACATCGCGCCCGAGATACTGCAGGAGCTCGATTACGGCCCGTCGGTCGACTGGTGGGCGCTCGGTGTGCTGATGTACGAAATGATGGCCGGCCAGCCCCCGTTCGAGGCGGACAACGAGGACGACCTGTTCGAGGCGATCCTGCGCGATGACGTGCTGTACCCGGTGTGGCTTTCCCGCGAGGCAGTCTCGATTCTGAAAG GATTTATGACCAAAAATGCGGCCAAGCGGTTAGGCTGCACCGATGGGGAAAACCAGATCCGCAGTCATCCCTTCTTCAAGGATATGGACTGGGAGGCGCTGGAGCAGCGCAAAGTTCGACCACCATTCCGGCCACGAGTG CGAAGTGCGCGCGATGCACTCAACTTCGACACCGAGTTCACCAAGGAGGATCCCGTGCTGACGCCGGTACCGAACGATATCATCCGGTGCATCAATCAGGACGAGTTTGCTGGCTTTTCCTTCACCAATCCGGAGTTTGGGCCGGAAAGGAAAATCGTTTGCTAA
- the LOC120898299 gene encoding protein kinase C isoform X6: MYHLLMVTSLWPHSCANRHSVPTVANSYVCTCVVHKRCHSSVVTKCPKKKDEQTKPTPTEAAQRFNVNMPHRFSVHSFKRLTFCDHCGSLLYGIIRQGLKCEVCSMNIHRRCEGNVANNCGINTKQLAELLNEMGITMDKTPPRRSKYSNQTTSDNLSMSERSDDTSSLDTLSTKSGAEGELGAHGGGGGGGGRGGAGHSSKVGGPTMGMLVNLGTDDDGNARPMPGKVFLNDFNFIKVLGKGSFGKVMLAEKKGTDEVYAIKVLKKDVILQDDDVDCTMTEKRILALAAKHPFLTALHSCFQTPDRLFFVMEYVNGGDLMFQIQRARKFDEPRAAFYAAEVTLALQFLHRNGVIYRDLKLDNILLDAEGHCKLADFGMCKEGITGDNLTSTFCGTPDYIAPEILQELDYGPSVDWWALGVLMYEMMAGQPPFEADNEDDLFEAILRDDVLYPVWLSREAVSILKGFMTKNAAKRLGCTDGENQIRSHPFFKDMDWEALEQRKVRPPFRPRVRSARDALNFDTEFTKEDPVLTPVPNDIIRCINQDEFAGFSFTNPEFGPERKIVC, from the exons TGTGCACGTGCGTCGTCCACAAGCGGTGCCATAGTTCGGTCGTAACCAAATGTCCAAAGAAAAAGGATGAG CAAACCAAACCGACACCAACGGAGGCAGCCCAGCGGTTCAATGTAAATATGCCACATAGGTTTTCAGTGCACTCGTTCAAGCGGCTGACGTTCTGTGATCACTGCGGGTCGCTGCTGTACGGCATCATCAGGCAGGGGCTGAAGTGCGAGGTGTGCAGCATGAACATCCACCGGCGCTGCGAGGGCAACGTGGCGAACAACTGCGGCATCAACACCAAGCAGCTGGCGGAGCTGCTGAACGAGATGGGTATCACCATGGATAAAACACCACCCCGTAGATCTAAG TACTCTAACCAAACGACTAGTGATAACCTATCGATGTCGGAGCGCTCGGACGACACGAGCTCGCTGGACACGCTCTCGACCAAGAGTGGTGCGGAGGGCGAGCTGGGTGCCcacggcggtggcggcggaggCGGTGGCCGGGGCGGAGCCGGCCACTCCTCCAAGGTGGGCGGGCCGACCATGGGCATGCTGGTGAACCTCGgcaccgacgacgacggcaatGCGCGGCCGATGCCGGGCAAGGTGTTCCTGAACGACTTCAACTTCATCAAGGTGCTGGGCAAGGGCTCGTTCGGCAAGGTGATGCTGGCGGAGAAGAAGGGCACGGACGAGGTGTACGCGATCAAGGTGCTGAAGAAGGACGTGATCCTGCAGGACGACGACGTGGACTGCACGATGACGGAGAAACGCATACTGGCGCTGGCCGCCAAGCATCCGTTCCTGACCGCGCTGCACTCGTGCTTCCAGACGCCCGACCGGCTGTTCTTCGTGATGGAGTACGTGAACGGGGGCGATCTGATGTTCCAGATCCAGCGGGCCCGCAAGTTCGACGAGCCGCGGGCCGCCTTCTACGCGGCGGAGGTCACGCTCGCGCTGCAGTTTCTGCACCGGAACGGCGTCATCTATCGCGATCTGAAGCTGGACAACATACTGCTCGACGCGGAGGGCCACTGCAAGCTGGCCGACTTTGGCATGTGCAAG GAGGGCATAACCGGGGACAACCTCACGTCGACGTTCTGCGGCACGCCCGACTACATCGCGCCCGAGATACTGCAGGAGCTCGATTACGGCCCGTCGGTCGACTGGTGGGCGCTCGGTGTGCTGATGTACGAAATGATGGCCGGCCAGCCCCCGTTCGAGGCGGACAACGAGGACGACCTGTTCGAGGCGATCCTGCGCGATGACGTGCTGTACCCGGTGTGGCTTTCCCGCGAGGCAGTCTCGATTCTGAAAG GATTTATGACCAAAAATGCGGCCAAGCGGTTAGGCTGCACCGATGGGGAAAACCAGATCCGCAGTCATCCCTTCTTCAAGGATATGGACTGGGAGGCGCTGGAGCAGCGCAAAGTTCGACCACCATTCCGGCCACGAGTG CGAAGTGCGCGCGATGCACTCAACTTCGACACCGAGTTCACCAAGGAGGATCCCGTGCTGACGCCGGTACCGAACGATATCATCCGGTGCATCAATCAGGACGAGTTTGCTGGCTTTTCCTTCACCAATCCGGAGTTTGGGCCGGAAAGGAAAATCGTTTGCTAA